From Deinococcus sp. LM3:
TGGGGGAGTTCTCGGGCGAGCGGGTCAGGGTCACCTCGCTGCCGCTGCGGAACTGACCCTCGACGTCGTACCCGATGGACTGCCAGTCAGCGCGGTTCGTCAGCCCGGCCAGCATGCCCCCTTCCCGCAGCAGACCCATCCCGAGGGCGTGCGCGGCCAGCAGCACCGGGCCCGGCGTCCGGTAGCAGCGGTTCATCACCTCGCTCTTCCGGATGCCGCCCCGGTACGACACGCCCGGCCCGAAGATCGCCGCGCCCTGATCACCGAACAGTTCCCGGGTGTTCGGGATGGTCAGCGTATCCAGGCTCTGCGCCTCATCGTACGCCCAGATCAGCCGCCGCGCTTCCGGTTCCCCGGTGTCCAGCAGGGCGTCCCGCGCGACGGGGCGCAGGCTCTGGTACGCCATCCAGTAGAACGCCTGCTTCTCCTCGAAGTTCAGGGCCGCCTCCTCGTGCACGAGGTCCTGGCCCTCGTCGATCAGCACCGCGTCGAACACCTGCAGGGACCGCTGCGTGAGCTGCGCGTCGAGCAGCAGGGCCCGGCAGGCGAACAGCAGTTTGCTGGTCGGACTGCCGGGCGGCGTGCGGTCCACGGTGAGCGGCGTGACGCCCACCTGCGACGCCAGCGTGCGGTAGAAGCCCGGCTGGTCCTTGCTGCCCCAGGCGTGCAGGATCCGCAGGCGGTGCCCGGCGGTCTGCAGGGACTGCTCGCCGCCGCTGGCCTGCCGCAGCCAGTGGTCGACCTGCGCGCGGATCTGGTCGTACAGGCTCCGCGAGAAGAACACCAGCGCGACGTTCCAGTCCGGGTGACGCAGGTGCATGGTCGCGGCCTTCTGCGCGAGCAGGACCGTCTTCCCACTCCCGGCGATCCCGCGGATGCGCTGCGGGCCGGGTGGGATGGTCTTGGCGATCAGTTCCTGCTGCAGGTCGAAGGCATGCAGGTGACGCGCGCTGCGCGTCACCAGGTCCGCCCGCCGGACCGGTGCGGGCGTCGCGGCAGGAGCGGGAGGCCGGATCACGCGTTTCGGGACGTTCCCACTGGTCCCCAGGGCGCTGCGCAGGGCCGCCCAAGCCGCGTCGTCGAGTGGCTGCCCGTACCGCACGGGCGGAGTCCGTTCCAGCGCGGCGCGCAGCCGCGCGGGGGTCAGCTCGTCCGCGAACAGCATCGGCACGTCGCTCAGCAGGTGCCCGAACCGCCCGTCCCACGCCTCCCGCGTGATCAGCGGGAGCGCCACGAGGGCCCGCGTGGCGAGTTGCGCGAGGTCGCCCCGGCGGACGGCCAGTTCACCGAGCAGCTGGGCCTGCTTGCGGGCCTGCTCGTACGGGTTGAGGTGCGTCTTCCCGTAGTACGGCCGGGCGAGGTCCCAGCGGTACCCGCTCACACCCGCGATCATGTCCAGCGGGAGGCTCTTGACCTCGATCACGACCAGCCCGAGCTCCGGATCGGCGATCAGGATGTCCGGTTCCCGCACCGTCTCGCGCGTCACGAGGGGGTAGCGCCAGAATCCCAGGACGTCCTCACCGGCGTACGCGGCCTTGACGGCCTCGAAGACCCGCCGCTCCCCTTCCTCTCCTGGACCTCCGAAGGCCTCCGTCACCACGAAATCGGCCATAGGGCCGCAGGATACCGCGCGCCCCGGTCCGATCAGGCCGCAGATGCGCCGGGGAGTGGAGATGACCGGAGCGGACAGGTGGTGTGCCGTTGATGCACTGGCTCACTGCCTCGTTTCCCGAACCACAGGAGATGCCCGATTGCCCCGCGATCCGATTCTCTCCTCGAAACCGCCCGGGCGGTGGGGCCCTATCGATGGGGACGCCGGACCACCTGCTGAGCCGCGTTCAGGAGAGGGTCACGCTGACGGGCTGGTTCGCGGGCCGATACTGCCCGTCGAGGATAGAGGCATTGACGAACGTCGTGCCCGGCAGGCTCAGCGCGTCGGTCCCGTAACCCTCATGAATGTGACCGCAGACGAACAGGCGCGGCCTGACGCGCTCCACCACCTCCCGGAGTTGAGGGCAGCCGACGTGCGCGGCGGGACCGAAACGGCTGGCGGGAACGCGGTCATGAATGCCTTGCACCGGACCGTGGGTGACCAGCACGTCAACCGACGCTGGAATCTTTGCCCAGTGGGCGGCGAGGTCACTCCCGGGGCGGCGGTTGAAGGCCCAGTCATGGAACCAGGGTGTGATGGGTGAACCCCAGAAACGCAGACCGCCGATCTCGGCCCCCGAGTCGTTCAGGTAGGTGACGTTCCGGGGCACGAGGGCCACGAACGCTTCCGGATCCCGCTCGGCCAGGAAATCGTGGTTCCCGGCAATCACGACCGCGCCGTGCGTGAAGCGCTGCGCCAGTGTGCCCAGCCAGCTCAGCGCGGCGGCACACTCGGCGGGGCGACCCTGGCTGGTCAGGTCGCTGGCATGGATCAGCAGGTCACCCTCGGGGAGCTTGAGGCGACGGCCGGTGGTGAACAGTTCGCCCTGCTGGCTGTGGGTGTCGCTGATACAGACGATCTTCATGACGCGGCCTCCTGCGGTAGGGTTCCTGTGAAGGTCCCTGGTCGGTGGTGTTGACCGGGTTGGGTCCGCTGACCCGCCTCGATCGACAGGCCTGCCACCGTTGTCCCGCGGCCATCATCGGGCACGGCGCCCGGCGCTGCACAAGCGAATCACGGAATGCCCCCTGAGTGGGGGCATTCCGTGACCGACGGTGATCGCCTGACACCTGTCGCTAGTGGTTTTACCGACGCTCGACCAGTCCGTTATTGCTGTTGACTGTGAGATAGCCAATGTTCTTCGAGTGGCATGTGCCGCACTCCTCTTCAGAAACCATGTTTCCGAGTTCCTGTCCGTCCACAATCGGGGTGACCTTGGTATCGCGCCGGGAGGTGCCAAACATGCCGTACTTGTCGATCTCGCTGTAGATGGTGATCTCATCGCCCCGTCGGCTGAGGAACGGGGTGGCGTCAATGACCCGCACCACACCATCGTCGGTGACGGAAGCGATTTCGGTGGTGTTCGTCTCGCCGTACCGTTTGAGCATGATTTTGGTGTTGCCCTTGCGGTTTTCAACCTTGAACTGAATGCGGGCAGGTGAGCCGGTGCAGGAGCGCTGCACGTATTTGAGGGTACTGCTCAAGGCGACGGGATTGTTGTCCCAGCGTTTCAGCGCGAAACTGATGGGCTTGAGCGTGTTCAGGGGGAGCTCCTCTTTCTCGAAGTAGGTTTTCCAGCCCTCCCCCTTCATGGCCTCGCGCTGAATGCTGTAGGGGCCGCCGATGGCGTGGACTTCCACGGAGCTGTTGTCGATGATCCGCTTGTAATGGGCGCTCATGTCGACGCTTCCGTTCACGGGCTTGCCATCCTGGAACTTCATGTTCAGCGCTGCCTTGAGCTCGTTGACGTCCTTGCTTGATCTGTAGCGGGCCACCAGGGCGCGGCCGTAGGAGACGCTCTTGATGAAAGTAGGCAGGTTATCGGTGCTGACCTCGTTGCGCATTCCCAGACCCTCGAGGTCCGCCGCCGAGAGCGTCGAGTTGAAGAGGGTGTTGACGGGCCGGCCGTTCTCTGTCACCGCGACGTTAAAGAGCGTCTGGTAGAACACGACGTACACGCTGCTCTCGTTGGCGTTGTGGCTGGTATCCAGGGTTGCCTGCGCCGTCGTGCCGAAGCCGCTGAAGTTCAGTTTGGTCTTCGTGCTCAGTTCGCGCAGGCTGGACGCTTCCTCTACCTTGAAGTACACGGTGGACGGGTCCGTTCCACCCCAGGCGGTCTGCGTATCCCGCATCAGTTCACCGATGGCGGTGTACACCGAGCCTGAATCCGGCGTGATCCCGGTCCGCTGCATGAAGGCCGTGTCGCTTTCGAGGGTGAGGGGTTTGCGTTTATCCGTGGAGAGCGGAATGCTCACCATCGCTCCCACACCGCCGGACAGCTTGCCCCCCTGGTAGAGGGCGCCTGGCCAGATGGTGCTGGGAATCTCTTCCAGGGACGAGATGGCCGGATCGTTGGCTCCCGTGAAGGTCTGGATCGTCGGGCTGCAGGGATCGCTGGGGTTGATGATGGGATCCGGGGGCGGCGTCACTGCCCAGACGGAGGGAGAGCCCAGGAACAGCCGATCCACGAAGTCCTGCGGATTGCTGGCGCCGACCGGGTATGTTCCCTGAGCCTGCAGGGGCGACTGCTGGAGGGCCTGCTGCGCCCGGTAGGCCACGGCCGCTTCGCTGTACGGACTCGCGGCTTCGGCGAGGCTGAGGTTCAGGCGCTGCGCTTTTTCCACCAGGCTGTCCCAGGAGCGCAGCGTGATGGGCGCGGCTGCGGGCTGAGGATCAGGCTCGGGTTCAGGCTCACCGCAGCTTTGCGCCCGAACGGTCTGGCTGGCGCTCTGCATGAGGTACGGTTCGCAGGGCACGAGGTACTGGGGTTTGGAGACGGAAGGCGCGGCGGGCGCCTGGCTGGAATTGCAGGCAGACAGGGCGAGACCGAGGGTGACGGACAGGGCGAGCAGTGCGGGACGCTTGTTCATGGGAGCTCCTGGTGCGGGGATGAGAGGACGAACCTGCTGAAGTCAGAACTGTCGTGACTGAGACGGGCCTCCGGGTCAGACGCAGGGGAGGATCTTGAGGTTCAAGCGGTCTATGCCAGGTCGCGTTCAGGGAGCGGCCACGCATCCGATGGGCACGTTCAGGAGTTCCGCAGGGGACGTTCCGGTGGGTGCCGACCTGATCCGGTTTGAACTGAGCAGAGTGTGCGTTCGCACCGGGGAACAGCGGGAGAACGGCCCTGATTCCCTTGCTGTTTCCCGCTCCGAGGTCGCGGGCTGGTTTAGAATGGGGGCACGTCATGACGTCTTTCCTGATTCCGCGCCCTGGCCGCTTCGAGGTCACGCGGCCCACGCTGCTGGCGCGTCTGGCAGAGCCGCTGAACGCTCAGGTGATCCTGCTGGCCGCCCCATCCGGGTACGGAAAGTCGACGCTGCTGGCCCAGTACGCCCGGAGTACACCGCGCGCGACTGTGTGGTGCCGCCTGACGGAAACGCACACCCATCCGCTGGACGTGGCCGTCTTGATCGCGCGCGCCGCCGAACGCCACCTCGGGGCGCAGCCGCACCTCCTCGAACCAGATCCACGCACGCCTGAATCCGCGTTGATCGAGACGCTCGCTCAGGCGTTCCTGAATGCGAGCGTCAACCTGGATGTGATCGTTGACCCGGTGGACGATGACCGCGTGGCCCAGTGGTTGATTCAGCTGGCGCTCGCGCTCGGCGAGGGTCACCGCGTGCTGATCAGCCGGTACAGTGCCGATGGTCTCCGTCTGGCCCGCGCCGTCGCAGACGGGCAGGCCGTTATTCTGGATGCCACTGACCTGCGCCTGGACGAGGCAGAAACGAAGAGCCTGCTGGAGGCGAGGGGCGTCACGCTGGACGAAGAGTTACTGGAGCGGCTGCAGGGGTGGCCGGCCGGTCTGGCCCTGTCGGCCGCCGGTTCGCAGCGGCACGTCAGCACAGAAGATCTGGTCCGGGATTCCCTGGACAGCCTGCCTCCGGACGTGCAGCGGGCCCTGCCGGAGGTCTCGGTGCTGGATGTCTGGAGTGAGGATGACGCCCGGCAGGTTGGCGCGCACCTGCCGGACGGATGGCTGGCCGACGTGCAGCGCTCGGGATTGCCCCTCCTGCCTCTGGGACAGCAGCACTTCCAGCCGCACCGTTTGCTGCGTGACCTGCTGGAGCAGGACCTGCGGCGCCACCCCGATCGCTGGAAGGCCCTCACGCTGGCGGCGGCCAGGCTGGCCGAGCACCGGGGTGAACGGCGCCGGGCCGCCCGGCTGTACGCGTCGGTGCAGGCCACCGCGGAGTTCCTGCGCCTGGCGGTACCTCTCGCCAGCGAATTCCGCAGTCGCGGTGAGCATCCGCTGACCCGGCAGTTGCTGGAACTCGTACCGACCGCGGAACTCCCCTCGGATCAGCGCGCGCGCCTCGCGTGGGCCATGATCGAAACGGGAGATTCTGCGCGGGGCGAGGCGATCCTGCACGCCCTGAGGCAGGGAAATCAGTTGCAGCCGTCCGGCTTCGCCTCGCTCGCGATGCTGGCTGGACGCCGGGGCGATCCGGACCTTCAGGAGCAGTATGCCCGCGAAGGGCTCGCGCTCCTGAAACCCGGGGAGGTGGAACCGGCGCTGCTGTGGCCCCTCGCGTACGCCAGCGTGAAACGCGGCCGCCTCCCGGTGGCAAGTGAAGCGGCAGACACCCTGATGTCCTGGGCGCGTCAACAGGGTGATCAGGTACGTCTGGCGGAAGCGTGGCAGTTGCAGGCGGTGCGCTACCGCGCAGCCCACGATCCGGACAGGCTCGCGCAGGCGCTGCGCGAAGCGCGGCGAATCTACGATCAGCTGGGTTGGACGGCGCGCGCCGCGATGATCTCCCTGGATGAGGCGGAACTGGCCGCGCAGGCCGGTGACATACCGGAACTGAGACGCTCGCTCTCCCGCGTCCCCACGAACCTCGAGCGCGACCTGCACCTCCTGCACGCCCGGACGGGACTGCTCAGGGGAACCCTGGCCTGGTGGGACGCGGACTTCTCCCTCGGGCTCGCGGCACTCGACCGTGCCGACCGGCACGCCGTGTCCGGGCAGCTGCGTCAACAGCAGGAGGACCTGCTCCTCCGGAGGGCTGACCTGCTCCTCGCGCAGGGTGACGTGGACGCGGCGCTTCGTCTGCTCGATACCTTCTCGACCAGTGACCCGCAGCGGGCGGCGTACCAGGTCCTGATGAAGGCACTCATCACGGGCGGGCCGCCCCCCGGTGAGCGGCTGACCGACGCCGGTCTCGCCTTGCGTACCCAGGGACTGCTGGCCCGGCATGACCCCCGCCTGAGTCGGGAGGTGCAGGCCCACCCTCTCTGGCCTCTGCTGCCTCTCGCCGAGCGGCAGCCCCTCACGCCAGCGGCCGCAGACGTGACCGTCACGCGGACCGAACCTCCGACGGTGCGGCTGCAGGTCACCACCCTGGGAGACCTGGCGGCGCGCGTGAACGGGGTCACCGTACCGGTCGCCCTGGCCAAATCCCGTGAACTGCTCGTGTGGCTGGCCCTGCACGCCTCCGGTACCCGCGACGAGATCGTGACGGCCCTCTGGGACGGGTCCGCCGAGGAACGACACGTGGAGTACTTCAAGGTCGCTGTCCGGCGACTGCGCGGCGCCCTGAAAAACGCACTCGGTACCGACGTCGATCCTCTGCCTTACCGTGAAGGTCGCTACCGACTGGACACCACGTTCCGGGTGGAGGTGGACGCCCGACTGGATCCATCCCCATCCCTCACCACCCAGGAGCTCGCCCGGC
This genomic window contains:
- a CDS encoding nuclease-related domain-containing DEAD/DEAH box helicase yields the protein MADFVVTEAFGGPGEEGERRVFEAVKAAYAGEDVLGFWRYPLVTRETVREPDILIADPELGLVVIEVKSLPLDMIAGVSGYRWDLARPYYGKTHLNPYEQARKQAQLLGELAVRRGDLAQLATRALVALPLITREAWDGRFGHLLSDVPMLFADELTPARLRAALERTPPVRYGQPLDDAAWAALRSALGTSGNVPKRVIRPPAPAATPAPVRRADLVTRSARHLHAFDLQQELIAKTIPPGPQRIRGIAGSGKTVLLAQKAATMHLRHPDWNVALVFFSRSLYDQIRAQVDHWLRQASGGEQSLQTAGHRLRILHAWGSKDQPGFYRTLASQVGVTPLTVDRTPPGSPTSKLLFACRALLLDAQLTQRSLQVFDAVLIDEGQDLVHEEAALNFEEKQAFYWMAYQSLRPVARDALLDTGEPEARRLIWAYDEAQSLDTLTIPNTRELFGDQGAAIFGPGVSYRGGIRKSEVMNRCYRTPGPVLLAAHALGMGLLREGGMLAGLTNRADWQSIGYDVEGQFRSGSEVTLTRSPENSPNPLPGFTDEPLVTFETYPTRRAELLALIDRVQADLGPHGLRPSRQVLIVVPGLDWEPYTLQEDVFKALRSVNVSVYLPGNKDVNVPRQKWPDTDSNGFWRDGAVTVSPVMQAKGNEADVVYVVGVDRVAAREDVIRLRNQLFVGISRSRGWVHLSGCGMDGTPLADEIRRVLESGPELRFTYRQPRRQLDDVRN
- a CDS encoding metallophosphatase domain-containing protein — encoded protein: MKIVCISDTHSQQGELFTTGRRLKLPEGDLLIHASDLTSQGRPAECAAALSWLGTLAQRFTHGAVVIAGNHDFLAERDPEAFVALVPRNVTYLNDSGAEIGGLRFWGSPITPWFHDWAFNRRPGSDLAAHWAKIPASVDVLVTHGPVQGIHDRVPASRFGPAAHVGCPQLREVVERVRPRLFVCGHIHEGYGTDALSLPGTTFVNASILDGQYRPANQPVSVTLS
- a CDS encoding thiol-activated cytolysin family protein, which gives rise to MNKRPALLALSVTLGLALSACNSSQAPAAPSVSKPQYLVPCEPYLMQSASQTVRAQSCGEPEPEPDPQPAAAPITLRSWDSLVEKAQRLNLSLAEAASPYSEAAVAYRAQQALQQSPLQAQGTYPVGASNPQDFVDRLFLGSPSVWAVTPPPDPIINPSDPCSPTIQTFTGANDPAISSLEEIPSTIWPGALYQGGKLSGGVGAMVSIPLSTDKRKPLTLESDTAFMQRTGITPDSGSVYTAIGELMRDTQTAWGGTDPSTVYFKVEEASSLRELSTKTKLNFSGFGTTAQATLDTSHNANESSVYVVFYQTLFNVAVTENGRPVNTLFNSTLSAADLEGLGMRNEVSTDNLPTFIKSVSYGRALVARYRSSKDVNELKAALNMKFQDGKPVNGSVDMSAHYKRIIDNSSVEVHAIGGPYSIQREAMKGEGWKTYFEKEELPLNTLKPISFALKRWDNNPVALSSTLKYVQRSCTGSPARIQFKVENRKGNTKIMLKRYGETNTTEIASVTDDGVVRVIDATPFLSRRGDEITIYSEIDKYGMFGTSRRDTKVTPIVDGQELGNMVSEEECGTCHSKNIGYLTVNSNNGLVERR
- a CDS encoding BTAD domain-containing putative transcriptional regulator codes for the protein MTSFLIPRPGRFEVTRPTLLARLAEPLNAQVILLAAPSGYGKSTLLAQYARSTPRATVWCRLTETHTHPLDVAVLIARAAERHLGAQPHLLEPDPRTPESALIETLAQAFLNASVNLDVIVDPVDDDRVAQWLIQLALALGEGHRVLISRYSADGLRLARAVADGQAVILDATDLRLDEAETKSLLEARGVTLDEELLERLQGWPAGLALSAAGSQRHVSTEDLVRDSLDSLPPDVQRALPEVSVLDVWSEDDARQVGAHLPDGWLADVQRSGLPLLPLGQQHFQPHRLLRDLLEQDLRRHPDRWKALTLAAARLAEHRGERRRAARLYASVQATAEFLRLAVPLASEFRSRGEHPLTRQLLELVPTAELPSDQRARLAWAMIETGDSARGEAILHALRQGNQLQPSGFASLAMLAGRRGDPDLQEQYAREGLALLKPGEVEPALLWPLAYASVKRGRLPVASEAADTLMSWARQQGDQVRLAEAWQLQAVRYRAAHDPDRLAQALREARRIYDQLGWTARAAMISLDEAELAAQAGDIPELRRSLSRVPTNLERDLHLLHARTGLLRGTLAWWDADFSLGLAALDRADRHAVSGQLRQQQEDLLLRRADLLLAQGDVDAALRLLDTFSTSDPQRAAYQVLMKALITGGPPPGERLTDAGLALRTQGLLARHDPRLSREVQAHPLWPLLPLAERQPLTPAAADVTVTRTEPPTVRLQVTTLGDLAARVNGVTVPVALAKSRELLVWLALHASGTRDEIVTALWDGSAEERHVEYFKVAVRRLRGALKNALGTDVDPLPYREGRYRLDTTFRVEVDARLDPSPSLTTQELARQFQAFTQPFMPGSDSEWIEDLRAQCQQRAITLGLALAAASEADAPTVYRQVLHLDPWNDPAHQGLIHSLLDTDRQAEAEHALRAYRRLLQDEFGTAPPPAFLLRLQRRGLPSA